One genomic region from Microcystis panniformis FACHB-1757 encodes:
- a CDS encoding tetratricopeptide repeat protein, which yields MIGIKGVGGIGKSTLASKIFEEKITLDPSLGDDEDLFPKRFWWEAGNLGGFSGLARQFLTDFGYPVPEKEIDLQEALIRQLQRHRHLIIIDNLESLLGEDGSWNNEFYQQFFTAWIEKGDTSKIIVTTREKPKTRGFNRWIELKGLKPPEGAQLLAESQITGDLENFSRRVDGHPLLLRLVADLILAEFPQNPSLERLADLGLGNLSQLLSDPQVVGSHRQETVGIALVLDASFQRLSQRQQELFTKTSIYRREFDSLAAKAVMDNYPEIALSEITADLRELQRRSLLEEKEENRQRIFSFQPLVWEYAQYKAGDQRELHQKAIAYYLSIAQPDSWEILNDVQPYLEIFYHRYQLTEYDNAFDILRAIDDFITRRGYYQTLADYYLELVTVYQQQQEQTNWKYTASLTSLGIVYYFLGEYQKAIEFHQQSLAITLEIGDRGGEANSYNNLGSVYKSLGEYPKAIEFHQQSLAIKREIGDRGGEAYSYGNLGIVYDSLGEYQKAIEFHQQSLAITREIGDRGGEAKSYNNLGIVYDSLGEYQKAIEFHQQSLAITLEIGDRGGEAYSYNNLGIVYRSLGEYQKAIEFSQQSLAITREIGDRGGEAYSYNNLGIVYRSLGEYQKAIEFSQQSLAITREIGDRGGEAYSYMGLGNAYGSLGEYQKAIEFSQQSLAITREIGDRGGEAKAWFNLGLTYYKLKRISEADDEIRQLETRKYPLIVAFFLGVIKFPLVLIGGIIVALWRLLKRWLRKA from the coding sequence ATGATTGGCATCAAAGGAGTTGGAGGAATTGGAAAATCTACCCTAGCTAGTAAAATTTTTGAAGAGAAAATTACCCTCGATCCTTCCCTAGGAGACGATGAAGATTTATTCCCAAAACGCTTTTGGTGGGAAGCGGGAAATCTGGGCGGATTTAGTGGTTTAGCTCGCCAATTCCTGACGGACTTTGGTTATCCTGTCCCCGAAAAAGAAATAGATTTACAGGAAGCTTTAATCAGACAACTGCAACGCCATCGCCACCTAATTATTATTGATAATCTAGAGAGTTTATTAGGGGAAGATGGTTCTTGGAATAATGAATTTTATCAGCAGTTTTTCACTGCTTGGATAGAAAAAGGTGACACTAGCAAAATTATAGTCACCACCAGAGAAAAGCCAAAAACTAGGGGTTTTAACCGTTGGATTGAGCTAAAAGGTTTGAAACCTCCTGAAGGGGCGCAATTGTTAGCGGAATCGCAAATAACAGGGGATCTAGAGAACTTTTCTCGACGGGTGGATGGTCATCCATTACTCCTGCGATTGGTGGCGGATTTAATCTTAGCAGAATTTCCGCAAAACCCCAGTTTAGAAAGGTTAGCGGATTTAGGATTAGGAAATTTATCGCAACTTTTGAGCGATCCGCAGGTGGTGGGGAGCCATCGTCAAGAGACAGTGGGAATTGCTTTAGTTTTAGATGCTAGTTTTCAGCGACTTAGCCAAAGACAGCAGGAATTATTCACTAAAACCAGCATTTATCGCCGAGAATTTGATTCTCTGGCAGCCAAAGCGGTGATGGATAATTACCCGGAGATCGCACTATCCGAGATCACGGCAGATTTGCGAGAATTGCAGCGACGATCATTATTAGAAGAAAAAGAGGAAAATCGCCAGCGAATTTTTAGTTTTCAGCCTTTAGTTTGGGAATATGCACAATACAAAGCCGGCGATCAAAGGGAATTACACCAAAAAGCGATCGCCTATTATCTTTCTATTGCTCAACCCGACTCCTGGGAAATCCTCAACGATGTGCAACCTTACCTAGAAATTTTCTATCATCGCTATCAGTTAACCGAGTACGACAATGCTTTTGATATTCTCCGTGCTATCGATGATTTTATCACCCGACGGGGTTATTATCAAACCCTAGCGGATTATTACCTTGAATTAGTCACTGTTTACCAACAACAGCAGGAGCAAACCAACTGGAAATATACCGCATCCCTCACCAGTTTAGGCATTGTTTACTATTTTCTAGGAGAATACCAAAAAGCGATCGAGTTTCATCAACAGTCCTTAGCAATCACACTGGAAATCGGTGATCGGGGGGGTGAAGCGAATTCCTACAATAATTTAGGCAGTGTTTACAAATCCCTAGGAGAATACCCAAAAGCGATCGAGTTTCATCAACAGTCCTTAGCAATCAAACGGGAAATCGGTGATCGGGGGGGTGAAGCGTATTCCTACGGTAATTTAGGCATTGTTTACGATTCCCTAGGAGAATACCAAAAAGCGATCGAGTTTCATCAACAGTCCTTAGCAATCACACGGGAAATCGGTGATCGGGGGGGTGAAGCGAAATCCTACAATAATTTAGGCATTGTTTACGATTCCCTAGGAGAATACCAAAAAGCGATCGAGTTTCATCAACAGTCCTTAGCAATCACACTGGAAATCGGTGATCGGGGGGGTGAAGCGTATTCCTACAATAATTTAGGCATTGTTTACAGATCCCTAGGAGAATACCAAAAAGCGATCGAGTTTTCTCAACAGTCCTTAGCAATCACACGCGAAATCGGTGATCGGGGGGGTGAAGCGTATTCCTACAATAATTTAGGCATTGTTTACAGATCCCTAGGAGAATACCAAAAAGCGATCGAGTTTTCTCAACAGTCCTTAGCAATCACACGCGAAATCGGTGATCGGGGGGGTGAAGCGTATTCCTACATGGGTTTAGGCAATGCTTACGGTTCCCTAGGAGAATACCAAAAAGCGATCGAGTTTTCTCAACAGTCCTTAGCAATCACACGCGAAATCGGTGATCGGGGGGGTGAAGCGAAAGCTTGGTTTAATCTGGGACTTACCTACTATAAACTCAAACGTATATCGGAAGCGGATGATGAAATTCGGCAATTAGAAACCCGAAAATATCCCTTAATCGTTGCTTTCTTTCTGGGGGTGATTAAGTTTCCTTTAGTTTTAATTGGGGGGATAATAGTGGCATTGTGGCGATTGTTAAAAAGATGGTTGAGGAAAGCATAA
- the menD gene encoding 2-succinyl-5-enolpyruvyl-6-hydroxy-3-cyclohexene-1-carboxylic-acid synthase — MSIDFRNLNTLWGSILVETLARLGLKIGVVSPGSRSTPLTIALARHPQIEAIPILDERSAAFFALGLAKQLYQPVVLVCTSGTATANFYPAVIEAKESHVPLLILTADRPPELRHAHAGQTIDQVKLYGNYPNWQAEISCPSANIERLRYLRQTIIHAWWRCLDPVPGVVHLNLPFRDPLAPTPDLEINNLEANFDQEAFFSHISRQNMPINHSILEIPSLPPQGIIIAGLASPQNPESYCQAIADLARSQQYPVLAEALSPLRNYAGLNPHLITTYDLLLRNPAIKTQLTPDVVLQIGELPTSKELRTWLEEIDCPRWIIDPHPDNYDPLQGKTGHLRVNIEQLGDLFPDKTDNNQEYRQLWQKFDQQARLTIDRLLAAETKLIEGKIPWLLSQYLPPRTPIFISNSMPVRYAEFFNPPSDRQIRPYFNRGANGIDGNLSTAIGIAYKNVPSLLLTGDLALLHDTNGFLIKKYFVGSLTIILINNKGGGIFQMLPIAKFDPPFEEFFATPQNIDFCQLCHTYGIDYHLISDWTDFQEKIAVLPESGLRLLEISCDRAFNTQWFLSNYV, encoded by the coding sequence ATGTCGATCGATTTTCGCAATCTTAATACACTTTGGGGTTCTATTTTAGTCGAAACATTGGCCCGTTTGGGATTGAAGATAGGGGTGGTTTCTCCCGGATCGCGATCGACTCCTTTAACGATAGCCTTGGCAAGACATCCCCAGATTGAAGCTATTCCCATCTTAGACGAGCGCTCGGCCGCTTTTTTTGCCCTAGGATTAGCCAAACAATTGTATCAACCGGTGGTTTTAGTCTGCACTTCTGGCACTGCCACGGCTAATTTTTATCCCGCAGTCATTGAAGCAAAAGAAAGTCATGTCCCCTTATTAATTCTAACCGCCGATCGCCCCCCAGAATTGCGTCATGCTCACGCCGGTCAGACTATCGATCAAGTCAAACTCTACGGTAATTATCCAAATTGGCAAGCGGAAATTAGCTGTCCTAGTGCCAATATCGAGCGTTTACGCTATCTCCGTCAAACTATCATCCACGCGTGGTGGCGCTGTCTCGATCCTGTCCCCGGAGTGGTGCATCTGAACTTACCATTTCGGGATCCCCTCGCACCAACTCCCGATCTAGAAATTAACAATTTAGAGGCTAATTTTGACCAAGAGGCTTTTTTTAGCCATATATCTCGGCAAAATATGCCAATTAACCACTCAATTCTCGAAATTCCTTCTTTACCCCCCCAAGGAATTATCATCGCGGGATTAGCTTCCCCGCAAAACCCTGAAAGTTACTGTCAGGCGATCGCTGATTTAGCCCGATCGCAACAATATCCCGTCTTAGCGGAAGCTTTATCTCCTCTGCGAAACTATGCAGGGTTAAATCCCCATCTGATCACCACCTATGATTTATTATTGCGGAATCCTGCCATTAAAACCCAATTAACCCCCGATGTTGTCCTGCAAATTGGCGAATTACCCACCAGCAAAGAATTACGGACGTGGTTAGAAGAAATCGACTGTCCGCGCTGGATTATCGATCCCCATCCCGATAATTACGATCCTCTACAGGGAAAAACCGGACATCTCAGGGTAAATATCGAGCAATTAGGGGATTTATTCCCAGATAAAACCGATAATAACCAAGAATATCGGCAATTATGGCAAAAATTCGACCAGCAAGCTCGATTAACCATCGATCGCCTTTTGGCAGCAGAAACTAAACTGATTGAAGGTAAAATCCCCTGGCTGCTCTCCCAATACCTCCCCCCCCGCACCCCGATCTTTATCTCTAATAGTATGCCTGTTCGCTATGCCGAGTTTTTTAACCCGCCTAGCGATCGCCAAATTCGTCCCTATTTTAATCGCGGGGCCAATGGCATCGACGGCAACCTCTCCACTGCTATAGGAATAGCTTATAAAAATGTCCCTAGTCTGCTATTAACGGGAGATTTAGCCCTATTACACGACACAAATGGTTTTTTAATCAAAAAATATTTTGTTGGCTCCTTGACCATAATTTTAATCAATAACAAGGGGGGAGGTATTTTCCAGATGTTGCCGATCGCCAAATTTGACCCTCCCTTTGAAGAATTTTTTGCCACTCCCCAAAATATCGACTTTTGCCAACTCTGTCACACCTACGGTATCGATTACCATTTAATCAGTGATTGGACTGATTTTCAGGAAAAAATCGCAGTTTTACCAGAATCAGGTCTAAGATTACTAGAAATATCCTGCGATCGAGCTTTTAATACTCAATGGTTCCTCAGTAATTATGTGTAG
- a CDS encoding DUF4164 family protein: MSNETVTYSLESVLKEIKDSIKEVNQKIDTLQQDVNQKFDSLQKDVNQKFDSLQKDFNQKFDKIDERLTKLEVGQAKLTEKVDGMDRRLEKLEGTQKNQVWTLIILLGGAIGTAAWRSFFSGNP; encoded by the coding sequence ATGTCTAACGAAACCGTTACTTATAGTCTTGAATCCGTCCTCAAGGAAATCAAAGACAGCATCAAGGAAGTTAACCAAAAAATTGATACCTTGCAACAAGATGTTAACCAGAAATTTGATAGCTTACAAAAGGATGTTAACCAGAAATTTGACAGCCTACAGAAGGATTTTAACCAGAAATTTGACAAAATCGACGAACGGCTAACTAAGCTAGAGGTAGGACAGGCAAAACTAACTGAGAAAGTCGATGGGATGGATAGAAGACTAGAAAAGCTGGAAGGAACCCAAAAAAATCAAGTTTGGACGTTAATTATTCTTTTAGGAGGAGCGATCGGCACAGCAGCGTGGCGCTCTTTCTTTTCTGGTAATCCTTAG
- a CDS encoding Mov34/MPN/PAD-1 family protein → MILITDQISQRIFTHAESTYPEECCGLLLGKITETAAQVITVQTTENNWSGNRKNRFSIAPEVLLQAQKSARENQLEIIGIYHSHPDHAAIPSEIDRQLAWSGYTYLIVSVVSGRAIDLQAWQLDEGEQFQPVKIL, encoded by the coding sequence ATGATCCTGATTACAGACCAAATTTCCCAGCGTATTTTCACCCACGCAGAATCCACCTATCCCGAAGAATGTTGTGGGTTACTCTTGGGAAAAATTACCGAAACCGCAGCCCAAGTGATCACCGTGCAAACCACAGAAAATAACTGGTCAGGTAATAGGAAAAACCGCTTTAGTATTGCTCCAGAAGTGCTTTTACAAGCTCAAAAATCGGCGCGGGAAAACCAGCTAGAAATTATTGGTATCTATCATTCCCATCCCGATCATGCCGCCATTCCCTCGGAAATCGATCGCCAATTAGCCTGGTCAGGATATACTTATTTAATTGTCTCCGTCGTTTCAGGACGAGCGATCGATTTACAAGCTTGGCAACTGGACGAAGGCGAACAATTTCAACCGGTAAAAATATTGTAG
- the ycf46 gene encoding stress-responsive protein Ycf46 → MKEELEILVKAQYPLIYLVTSEEERAEEAISKIAQLNTQHRRVFVWTVTHGMIELGQPRQTSQHNTVSPEAAIEWVVRQREAGIYIFKDLHPFITSAPVTRWLRDAIASFKGTEKIIILMSPLQEVPIELEKDVVVLDFPLPDMGELDTVLSQHLSKNQNRRTTTEVREKLLKAALGLTKDEAEKVYRKAHVKANRLTEDEVEIVLSEKKQLIRRNGILEYIEEDETINAVGGLEELKKWLKQRSNAFTERARGYGLPQPKGMLILGVPGCGKSLIAKTTSRLWSLPLLRLDMGRVYDGSMVGRSEANLRNALKTAESISPAILFIDELDKAFAGGTGSADSDGGTSSRIFGSFLTWMQEKTSPVFVMATANRIERLPGEFLRKGRFDEIFFVDLPNSEERQDIFNIHLTKRRSDISRFDLEQLAKVSDGFSGAEIEQALIAAMYEAFAQDREFTQLDIIAAIKATLPLSRTMTEQVTALRDWARQRARPASASVAEYQRLEF, encoded by the coding sequence ATGAAAGAAGAGCTAGAAATTCTCGTCAAGGCTCAGTATCCCCTGATTTACCTCGTCACCTCCGAGGAGGAAAGGGCGGAAGAAGCCATCAGCAAAATAGCCCAACTAAATACACAACATCGACGGGTGTTTGTCTGGACTGTCACCCACGGCATGATCGAACTGGGTCAACCGCGCCAAACCAGTCAACATAATACCGTGTCGCCAGAAGCGGCGATCGAATGGGTAGTGCGTCAACGGGAAGCGGGCATCTACATCTTTAAAGACCTGCATCCGTTCATCACTTCTGCTCCGGTGACTCGCTGGTTAAGAGATGCGATCGCCAGCTTTAAAGGAACCGAAAAAATCATTATTTTAATGTCTCCCCTGCAAGAAGTCCCCATAGAACTAGAGAAAGATGTGGTAGTTCTGGATTTTCCCCTGCCCGACATGGGAGAGTTAGATACGGTTCTCTCGCAACACCTAAGCAAAAATCAAAATCGTCGTACCACCACAGAGGTCCGGGAAAAACTCCTGAAAGCGGCCTTAGGTTTAACCAAAGATGAAGCCGAAAAAGTTTACCGCAAAGCCCATGTAAAAGCGAACAGACTCACGGAAGACGAGGTGGAAATCGTCCTTTCCGAGAAAAAACAACTGATTCGCCGCAACGGAATCTTAGAATACATTGAAGAGGACGAGACCATCAATGCCGTCGGCGGTCTGGAAGAACTAAAAAAATGGTTAAAACAGCGCTCGAACGCCTTTACAGAAAGAGCCAGAGGTTACGGACTCCCCCAACCGAAAGGGATGCTAATTTTAGGAGTACCCGGCTGTGGTAAGTCCTTAATCGCTAAAACCACCTCGCGCCTCTGGAGTTTACCGCTCCTGCGCTTAGATATGGGACGGGTTTACGATGGTTCCATGGTGGGACGTTCCGAGGCTAACCTGCGTAATGCCCTAAAAACTGCCGAATCCATCTCTCCGGCCATTCTGTTCATCGATGAATTAGATAAAGCTTTTGCCGGTGGTACAGGATCCGCCGATTCCGATGGGGGAACCTCTAGCCGCATCTTCGGCTCCTTCCTGACTTGGATGCAGGAAAAAACCTCGCCCGTCTTCGTTATGGCCACAGCTAACCGGATTGAACGGCTACCGGGGGAATTTCTCCGCAAGGGGCGCTTCGATGAAATCTTCTTTGTCGATTTGCCCAATTCTGAAGAAAGACAAGATATCTTTAATATTCACCTGACTAAACGACGCTCCGACATTTCTCGCTTCGATTTGGAGCAGTTAGCCAAGGTATCCGATGGGTTTTCCGGTGCGGAAATAGAACAGGCGCTGATTGCCGCCATGTATGAGGCCTTCGCCCAAGATCGCGAATTCACGCAATTAGACATTATTGCGGCGATTAAGGCGACTCTGCCCCTATCTCGCACCATGACCGAACAGGTGACAGCCCTGCGTGATTGGGCCAGACAACGCGCCCGACCTGCTTCGGCCTCCGTCGCTGAGTACCAGCGATTGGAGTTCTAA
- a CDS encoding lipid-A-disaccharide synthase-related protein, with translation MLKQVLFLSNGHGEDLNASLILGELQKIQPQLSIAALPLVGEGKAYQKLSVPIIAPTATMPSGGIIYTNPLNWIKDIGAGLIGLTIKQIQAAFKVSKDCDLLIAVGDIVPIAIARLTGRPFVAFIVSTSSYYEGTIKLPLLTELCLRSKNCLRVFTRDKYTATDLQNRGIKKAIFAGYPIMDVLTPTGKDLELDSQIPMIALLAGSRLPEALSNLALQLQVCEEIVKIKPMQFRAAIIPSIRETDLENLAKQEGWHYLGAGKLEKNGALLCCYRDAFADILHHCDACLAMAGTAVEQAVGLGKPVLQIPGFGPQFTYPFAEAQMRLLGESVITIGQKPTEVNLFKNAAVKIIDILTDSPYLHRCLENGKIRVGESGGSRNIAEEIYSIFQN, from the coding sequence ATGCTTAAACAGGTTTTATTTCTTAGTAATGGTCATGGTGAGGATTTAAATGCTAGTTTAATTCTGGGGGAATTACAAAAAATTCAGCCCCAATTATCTATAGCTGCTTTGCCTTTAGTGGGAGAGGGAAAAGCTTATCAAAAATTGTCAGTACCAATTATTGCCCCCACTGCCACTATGCCATCGGGGGGAATTATTTATACCAATCCTTTGAATTGGATTAAGGATATTGGTGCGGGATTAATCGGTCTAACTATTAAACAAATTCAGGCAGCTTTTAAAGTTAGCAAGGATTGTGATTTATTGATAGCAGTGGGGGATATCGTGCCGATTGCGATCGCTCGTTTAACCGGTCGTCCCTTTGTGGCTTTTATTGTTTCTACTTCCAGTTATTACGAAGGCACAATTAAATTACCTTTACTGACAGAATTATGTTTAAGATCGAAGAATTGTTTAAGAGTTTTTACCCGGGATAAATATACAGCAACAGACCTACAAAATCGGGGTATTAAAAAAGCGATTTTTGCCGGTTATCCGATTATGGATGTCTTAACACCAACGGGTAAAGATTTAGAATTAGATAGTCAAATTCCCATGATTGCTTTATTAGCGGGGAGTCGTTTACCCGAAGCTTTGAGTAATTTGGCTTTACAGTTACAAGTCTGTGAGGAAATAGTTAAAATTAAACCGATGCAGTTTCGGGCTGCTATCATTCCTAGTATCAGAGAAACCGACTTAGAAAATTTAGCTAAACAAGAGGGATGGCATTATTTAGGAGCGGGAAAATTAGAGAAAAATGGGGCTTTATTGTGCTGTTATCGTGATGCTTTTGCCGATATTCTACACCATTGTGACGCTTGTTTAGCCATGGCGGGGACAGCAGTAGAACAAGCGGTGGGATTAGGAAAACCCGTCCTACAAATACCCGGATTTGGTCCCCAATTTACCTACCCTTTTGCCGAGGCACAAATGCGCTTATTAGGGGAATCGGTGATAACTATTGGACAGAAACCCACGGAGGTAAATTTATTTAAAAATGCCGCGGTTAAAATTATTGATATTTTGACAGATTCTCCTTATTTACACAGATGTTTAGAAAATGGCAAAATTAGAGTGGGAGAGTCCGGAGGTAGCAGAAATATTGCCGAGGAAATTTATAGCATTTTTCAAAATTAA
- a CDS encoding DUF1257 domain-containing protein has translation MSHFSTLRTKITDAEILKASLRDLGISVKTEADVRGYNGQRVRSDIVAVLDGEYDLGWSRNTDGSFDLIADLWGVAKKHNQTELINSINQKYAVNKTLSEVKQRGLQNANVKLVVQS, from the coding sequence ATGTCTCATTTTAGCACTCTCCGGACCAAAATCACCGATGCCGAAATCCTCAAAGCTTCTCTCCGCGACCTCGGCATCAGCGTGAAAACCGAAGCCGATGTTCGTGGTTACAACGGTCAACGGGTTCGCTCCGACATCGTTGCTGTTCTCGATGGCGAATATGATCTCGGTTGGTCTCGCAATACCGACGGCAGTTTCGATTTAATCGCTGACCTCTGGGGTGTAGCCAAAAAACACAATCAAACCGAATTGATCAACTCGATCAACCAAAAATACGCTGTGAACAAAACCCTATCCGAAGTGAAACAGCGCGGTCTGCAAAACGCTAACGTTAAGCTAGTCGTTCAAAGCTAA
- a CDS encoding salt stress protein, Slr1339 family, with protein MGEIEDLLAQMKAEYQKRDQEKPMPSPSSRQEKDRSPAEFKVNYASDSATDALLKALALENQARQQQEAAEKEKAAALKKQRKREALTRKAKQWLDKLDAKSEEGRWFEEFSYSYDSPLEAAITYLEALGEVDISK; from the coding sequence ATGGGAGAAATAGAAGATTTACTGGCACAAATGAAGGCAGAATACCAGAAACGGGATCAGGAAAAACCGATGCCGTCCCCTTCTTCTCGCCAAGAAAAAGATCGTTCCCCGGCCGAATTTAAGGTTAATTATGCCAGCGATTCTGCTACCGATGCGCTTTTAAAAGCTTTAGCCTTAGAAAACCAAGCAAGGCAACAACAGGAGGCAGCGGAAAAAGAAAAAGCGGCGGCATTAAAAAAGCAGCGTAAGCGAGAAGCTTTAACTAGAAAGGCAAAGCAATGGTTAGATAAATTAGATGCCAAATCGGAGGAAGGACGCTGGTTTGAGGAGTTTTCATATAGCTACGATTCTCCTTTAGAAGCGGCGATTACTTATCTAGAAGCTTTGGGAGAAGTGGACATTTCTAAATGA
- a CDS encoding cobalamin biosynthesis protein: protein MTSASPAFHSPAIDLIGIGPLWTGFSQPGFYPDPSGPKVQYHGRVLWLGIGCIRGTEKTIIDRAIRDVFKRYHLSLAAIAGIATLDIKANERGLIAYCQEQGLPLKTFTAEELRDINVPNPSAIVHKKEGTPSVAEAAALKMGDTLLVSKQIEAKSVTVAVSLAAREYRG, encoded by the coding sequence ATGACTAGCGCTTCCCCCGCTTTCCACTCACCCGCAATCGATTTAATTGGGATAGGTCCCCTGTGGACTGGTTTTAGCCAACCTGGTTTTTACCCCGATCCTTCCGGGCCAAAAGTGCAGTACCATGGACGAGTATTATGGCTAGGAATAGGTTGCATCCGTGGGACGGAGAAAACGATCATAGATAGGGCAATTAGGGATGTTTTTAAGCGTTATCACCTCTCTTTAGCCGCTATTGCTGGTATCGCCACCCTTGACATCAAAGCTAATGAACGGGGTTTAATTGCCTATTGTCAAGAGCAAGGATTGCCACTAAAAACCTTTACTGCTGAGGAGTTGAGAGATATTAATGTCCCCAATCCCTCAGCTATTGTCCACAAGAAAGAAGGAACCCCTAGCGTCGCTGAAGCTGCCGCTTTAAAAATGGGCGATACTTTGCTAGTCAGCAAGCAAATAGAAGCAAAATCGGTGACGGTGGCGGTTTCTTTGGCAGCAAGGGAATATAGAGGATAA
- a CDS encoding class I SAM-dependent methyltransferase, which yields MLRPEERTKLDPTKDSDFYAFPRFVTHVDEGFIDRLTALYREILSPNTRILDLMSSWVSHLPEEMEFEHIEGHGMNGEELAKNPRLHSYFVQDLNAQPKLPLEDSSFDAVLITVSVQYLQYPEAIFAELYRILKPNGLVVVSFSNRMFYQKAIAAWRDNSDLGRVALVKSYFKSVAGFREVQAIVRPATTPSFLQMLGIMVADPFYAVIGKKESSLGL from the coding sequence ATGCTCCGACCCGAAGAAAGAACTAAACTCGATCCGACGAAAGACAGCGATTTTTATGCTTTTCCCCGCTTTGTCACCCACGTGGATGAGGGTTTTATCGATCGATTAACCGCTCTCTACCGAGAGATCTTATCGCCGAATACGCGCATTTTAGACCTGATGAGCAGCTGGGTGTCCCATTTACCGGAGGAGATGGAATTTGAGCATATCGAAGGTCACGGGATGAATGGGGAGGAGTTAGCCAAAAATCCCCGCTTGCATAGTTATTTTGTCCAAGACCTGAATGCACAGCCAAAATTGCCCCTAGAGGATAGTTCTTTTGATGCGGTGTTAATCACGGTGTCGGTGCAGTATTTGCAGTATCCAGAGGCGATTTTTGCGGAACTGTATCGCATTTTAAAGCCTAATGGTCTGGTGGTGGTTAGTTTTTCCAATCGGATGTTTTACCAAAAAGCGATCGCTGCTTGGCGCGATAATAGCGATTTAGGCCGGGTAGCGTTAGTGAAATCCTATTTTAAATCGGTGGCGGGATTTAGGGAAGTACAGGCGATCGTTCGTCCTGCTACTACCCCCAGTTTCCTGCAAATGTTAGGAATTATGGTTGCTGATCCCTTCTATGCAGTCATAGGAAAAAAAGAATCCTCTCTAGGATTATAG
- a CDS encoding DUF4164 family protein, with product MSNETVTYSLESVLKEIKDSIKEVNQKIDTFQQDVNQKFDSLQKDLNQKFEKIDERLTKLEVGQAKLTEKVDGMDRRLEKLEGTQKNQVWTLIILLGGAIGTAAWRSFFSGNP from the coding sequence ATGTCTAACGAAACCGTTACTTATAGTCTTGAATCCGTCCTCAAGGAAATCAAAGACAGCATCAAGGAAGTTAACCAAAAAATCGATACCTTCCAACAGGATGTTAACCAGAAATTTGATAGCCTACAGAAGGATCTTAACCAGAAATTTGAGAAAATTGACGAACGGCTAACTAAGCTAGAGGTAGGACAGGCAAAACTAACTGAGAAAGTCGATGGGATGGATAGAAGACTAGAAAAGCTGGAAGGAACCCAAAAAAATCAAGTTTGGACGTTAATTATTCTTTTAGGAGGAGCGATCGGCACAGCAGCGTGGCGCTCTTTCTTTTCTGGTAATCCTTAG
- a CDS encoding chlororespiratory reduction protein 7: MPDSIMYQGDYFLVLEADQPEQFQTPDQLRDKLKDLITAKPEICPRQLAKFSSFEEKSLYLRDNYCELDLGEEGYLQWYVVRLEK; this comes from the coding sequence ATGCCCGATTCTATTATGTATCAAGGGGACTATTTTCTTGTCCTTGAGGCCGATCAACCTGAACAATTCCAGACTCCCGACCAGTTGCGGGATAAGTTAAAAGATTTAATCACCGCAAAACCAGAGATTTGTCCCCGACAATTGGCGAAATTCTCTAGTTTTGAGGAAAAATCTCTCTATCTGCGCGATAATTACTGCGAGTTAGACCTGGGTGAGGAGGGTTATCTACAATGGTATGTGGTCCGTTTGGAAAAATAA